In Candidatus Poribacteria bacterium, the genomic window TCTTCTGAGTTTTCTGTCTGTTGCGCGTTGTGACGTAATTCCGCCTTTTACAGACATCACATGCCAGTATAACCAGATCTCTCGGCATTCCCACTCGCCCCCTATCACTCTATGATC contains:
- the rpmG gene encoding 50S ribosomal protein L33, whose protein sequence is MPRDLVILACDVCKRRNYVTTRNRQKTQKRLELKKYCKFCRKHTLHRETR